TACCAATAGTGCACTGAACACCCTCACCAAACAGCACGCCAGACATCGCTGGCGCAATACACACCAGTCCTACAGGCTTTCCAGCCCCATGCATCGCTTTCACCAACGTCTGGAAATCTTCGTTCACCTTCAGGCTGGAACCATTCACTGCAAAATCAGAGAGGTTTTTTGCTGCACCAAAACCGCCAGGCACAATCAACGCATCAAAGTCCTCTGCGTTTGCTTCGACAAGACTTTTAATCTCGCCGCGCACAATCCGGGCAGCTTCTACCAGCACATTGCGCCGCTCTCCCTCAGCCACTTCTCCAGTCAGGTGGTTCACCACGTGCATCTGCTCAATATCCGGCGCGAAACACTGCACCTCTGCGCCAGCCTGATCCAGGCGCAACAGGGTAATCACCGATTCATAAATCTCAGCACCATCAAACACTCCGCAACCAGACAGCACCACTGCAACTTTTTTACTCATTGAACTTCACCTCCACATGCAAACCACAACAGCAACAAACTTTACTCGAAATATCAGTGGCAATCAGCCTTTCCCGCTTCGCCTAACCTGTCCGCTCAAACAGCAAATCCCAAACACCATGCCCCAGACGTTCACCACGTTTTTCAAATTTGGTGATGGGCCGATAATCCGGCCTCGGTGAAAACTGCCCGGCTCCGGCACGATTTTCAAAACTTTCGGCGGCGCTCAATACTTCCATCATATACTCAGCGTATGGCTCCCAATCGGTCGCCAGGTGAAATACTCCACCCACTTTCAGTTTTTGACGAATTTTTTCTACAAATACAGGTTGCACAATGCGGCGCTTGTTATGCTTTTTTTTATGCCATGGGTCGGGAAAATACAACTGCACACGATCTAACGACTCATTGACTATACAGTCATCCAGCACATCCACGGCATCCGCCAGATAAACGCGTAAATTGGTTAGTCCGTCTTTACCTGCATCACTGATCAACCGGCCGACACCGGGGGGGTGAACTTCAATACCAATGAAATCTTTATCCGGTTCAGTCGCTAGCATAGCGTGAAGTGAGGCGCCCATACCAAAACCAATCTCCAGCACCACGGGGGCCGATCGCCCAAAAATAACGCTGCTCTCAATAAGCCCGCCATGTAAACTGAGACCATACTGCGGCCAGTATTTTTCAAAGGCCGTCTTTTGTCCATCTGTCATACGACCCGCGCGTACCACATAACTGCGAATGGATTTTTTCTTGTATTCAGGGCGTATATCCAACTATCGTTTCTCCACTATTTTCACTAGGGACCGTTAACACTAAGATGGGGTTCGTTCTGCATCTGTGAATGCGACCAGAGCAAAAACAAACACCAGCCAGCCTAGCAATAAAAGCACGCCGCCTATCGGAGTGATCATGCCCAGCTGTTTTATTCCCGTCAAAACCAGAACATAGAGACTGCCCGAAAAGACAATAATACCCGCCGAAAATAAACTGCCGACCAGATATAACTTATTAGCACGTGGCTGTCGTGCCATCATGATCAATACAGCCAACAGTGCCAGCACATGAAACATTTGATACTGCACCGCAGTTTGCCAAACAGATAACAGCTGCGGCTCAACATGGCCGCGCAGTGCGTGCGCACCAAAGGCACCAAGCGCCACACCCAGAAAACCGCTGATACCAGTGAAAATTGCGAGTAGTTTCATGGCTCAATCTCAAAAAAGATAAATTGTTCATCATAAAAAAAGCCGCGAAATCTGGCATCGCGGCTTTCTTCCGGGCGGTCAGAAGCGTTTCAGGCCTCCATTACACCCCTCACTTTTTTCATGGCATTCACTTCCAGCTGGCGAATACGTTCAGCTGAAACACCGTATTTATCAGCCAGATCATGCAGGGTGGCTTTGGCATCGCTCAACCAGCGGCTCCGTAAAATATCCTGACTGCGCTCATCAAGTGTAGCCATTGCTTCGGCCATCCGGCCATAACTGTCCTGCTCTGTATCTTCCTGCTCCAGCAACAATGCCGGATCACCACTGTGATCTTCAAGGTAGTAAGCCGGAGAAAATGCGGCTCCCTCCTCATCGTCATCTGTCGGCGCATCAAAAGCGGCATCGCGCGCAGACAAGCGCTGCTCCATTTCCCGAACCTGATGTGTTTCCACACCCAGATCTTCTGCAATAGCATTGGCTTCATCGTCAGTCAGCCAAGCCAGTTTTTTCTTGGCGCCACGAAGATTGAAAAACAATTTGCGCTGGGCCTTTGTGGTGGCCACTTTCACAATACGCCAGTTACGCAGCACGTACTCGTGAATCTCCGCCTTGATCCAGTGCACCGCAAATGAAACAAGGCGCACTCCTTTTTCTGGGTTAAAGCGTTTTACGGCTTTCATCAAACCAACATTGCCTTCCTGAATCAGGTCACCCAGCGGCAATCCGTAACCGTTGTAGGAGCGGGCAATGTGTACCACGAAACGGAGGTGAGACAAAACCAGGCGCCTTGCCGCATCGAGGTCTTCACGATAGTAAAGATCCTCAGCCAGAGCCCGCTCTTCTTCAGCAGAGAGAACGGCAACAGAATTAACGCCCTGCATATAGGCAGCGATATTCGCACCTGGGGCCATCCATTCAGTTGTCTGCAGTTCTTTTTTCATGGTCATATCATCAAAATCCGGCGGATTAGTTTACCAATTTCGCATTAGATTACCAACCACCCGGCAAGTTCACTTCAATCAGTTGATTTAAAGCAAATTTCACGTGTTTTCCACGGCAGCAGTATCACTTTGGCTCAATGTCCGCAAGGTGGCGGGCTACCGCCAGCCAAGCACCCAGCAAACCCAAAACACCAGCCAACGCAGGTAGCACCAGCAATCCGCCAACGCCGAGCCCCTGCAAATTGAAACTGCTTTGATAGAGCGCGGCCAGTCTGGAAACCGAGGCATCCAGCCAGCTCAGACTGACCCAGACCAACAACCAGGCCAGCAATCCACCACCGATGCCATACCATAACCCGGTATAGAGGAATGGTCGCCGAACATAGCCATTTGTTCCCCCAACCAGCTTGACGACAACAATTTCATCCCGGCGGTTTTCAATGGCCAACCGAATTGTATTGCCAACAACCAGCAACACACCCAGCGCCAGCAATGCACCAAGCGTTAATGTTAACCGATAAAATATTTCCAGAATTCCCTGCAAGCGCTGTATCCACTTCATGTCGAGCTGGACATCATCTATCAGCGCTAACGCTTTCAACCGTTTAACCAGGGCTTCTGCAGCGGGCAAGTCGGCCTGAAAAACTGCGGCAGGCTCAATCAGCAACACCGGTGGCAACGGGTTTTCATTCAGCATGGACAGCACTTCGCCAAAGCCGGATGCGGCCTTGAACTCGGCCAGCGCCTGCTGCCGGGAAATATAAACAACCCCGGCAACATCGGTATCTTTTTCAAGTTGCTGACGCAGTTTATCGATAGCTTCCGGGCGGGCGTTGCGCTGCAAAAAGACCGTCAGCCGGGCGGTATCGTCAAAACCGTTGCCGATCTGCTGTAAATTAATTACGCCCACATACAATGCCGCAGGCAGGCCAAGCGCAATGGCAATCACCAGCGATGTCATCAACGATTGCACCGGCTCACTTACGAGGCGCTTCAATGTCAGCAGGCACACCTGCTGATGATTGAGAAAATAACCCCTCAGCCGATCTCGAACACGTATCCGTTGACCGGTAGCACCACCTTGTCGTACTTCCCGAGCCTTGCCCGATGCTTTTGATTTAGTTTGCACCTTGTGGCGCCCCTCCGCTAATCAGACGACCACCACTTAGCTGCAACTCGCGACAACCCATGCGGGCAATCAGGTCAATATCGTGAGTGGCGATAAGCACCGTAACACCCACTTCACCAAACTGACGAAATAACGTCATGATCTCTGCCGACAATTCGGGATCAAGGTTCCCGGTAGGCTCATCCGCCAGCAGAATTTTCGGCTTATGCACCACCGCCCGGGCAATACCAACTCGCTGCTGCTCACCACCGGAAAGTGCAATCGGATTTTGTTGTTCCTTGCTCAACAAACCCACTTTATCCAGCGCAGCACGCACTCGGCGACCAACTTCCTGCGGACGATAGCCCGACACCAGCAACGGCAGCGCGACATTGTCATAAACTGTGCGGTCGAATAACAACTGGTGATTTTGAAAAACCACGCCAACATTGCGCCGATAAAAAGGTATCTGGCTTGTATGAAGGCGACCCAGATTTTTGCCGTTGATCATGAGCTGGCCACCACTGGGACGTTCCATCAGCATAATTAACTTGAGCAGGGTACTTTTGCCAGCTCCCGAGTGACCAGTCAGAAAACTCAACTCACCGCCAGACATGTGGAAACTGACACCAGAAAGCGCCTCCTGTCCGGTGGTATAACGTTTGCTAACCCTGTCAAACTGAATCATCGGAAGTTATTTGCCCCCACCATCTGGTATCGATTGGCTGCTAAACAGCGCTTCAACAAATTCTTTGGCGTTAAAAATCTGCAAGTCATCAGCAGACTCGCCAACACCAATAAACCGGACTGGCACTGAAAACTTTTTGCACAAGGGAAAAATTACCCCACCCTTGGCGGTTCCATCCAGCTTGGTCAGCGCTATACCGGTCACCCCTACCGCTGAGTGAAATTCCTGCATTTGTGAAAGGGCATTCTGCCCGGTGCCTGCATCGAGAACCAGCAATACCTCATGGGGCGCGGCTTCATCCAGCTTGCCCATGACACGGGTGATCTTCTTTAATTCCTCCATCAGATTGCTTTTGTTATGCAGACGACCTGCCGTATCAGCAATTAAAACGTCAACACCTTTGGCCTTTGCTGACTGTAATGCATCAAAAATAACCGAGGCACTGTCTGCGCCGGTGTGTTGCGCGATCACCGGCACACCATTTCGCTCCCCCCAGGTTTGCAGTTGCTCCACGGCTGCTGCCCGAAAAGTATCGCCTGCAGCCAACATGACTGATTGACCTTCGGACTGAAACCGTTTGGCCATTTTGCCTATCGTGGTGGTTTTACCAACGCCGTTGACACCAACAACCAGAATCACTCGCGGCTTCCCTTCAGCGGCCAACTGCAAAGGTTGCTCACAGGACTGAACAATTTTTAACAATTGTTCCTGCAGCTTCAATCTCAGAGCCTCGCTGTCATCCAGCTCCTTGCGGCTCACACTTTCAGAAATCGAAGCAATAATATCGCCTGTTGTTTCAATCCCTACATCTGCCATTAACAACAGGGTTTCCAGCTCTTCCAGCAAATCTTCATCAATAGCAGGCTTACCCAGAAACAGGTTGCCAAAACCGCTGCCCGTGCGAGCAACACCACGACGCAAACGCTCCCTGAACCCGGCTTTAGGTGTTGGTGACTGAGGCGACTCGGTTGTCGGAGCAAGACCAACCGCGAGCTCTGCCACCGAGACATCGTCCGATGACGCTATGCTGGCGTTTGCCAAGGGCGCATTATCTGCTTCAGGCTCTTCTTTTGCTGAAGGCTCTTCTTTTACTGAAGGCTCTTGATCCGCCAATGGCTTTATCTCTGCCAAAGGCTCTTTCGCCTTTCGCAACTCGGAAAGATCGCCAGCAGGCGTGGATTGCTGATGCGGTTTCTTTGTCAAGCGGGTAGCCAGCCACATAACCACCGCAAGCAAGATCAGGGTGCCCAAAACCGTTAACCCGATTTGTACTGCACCCACGCTTTCCAGCCCCAGGATCTTCGTCAACCAGTTTTCGAGCCGATCAATCAAACTGTTCTCCACCAACAACTTCCTTCTTTCAATTAATTCTCGACACGACACTCACGCTATTTCTATCCCAGCTTTATGTCAAAGCAGTGTATGCTGTCATCAAGGGTTGAATACCATTGGGAATGTCCATCAAGTTGAAAGCTCATCGACAAAAAAGCCGCAACAGCACCATCAGTACAGGACAAAATCAGCTGCGTATTATCGGCGGCAAGTGGCGCGGGCGCAAACTTGAATTTCCACTGGTCAAAGGTCTGCGACCTACCGGCGACCGTGTTCGCGAAACCCTGTTCAACTGGCTCGCGCCGGATATCATCGACTCCCACTGCCTTGACCTGTTCGCCGGCTCCGGTGCAATGGGCCTGGAAGCACTGTCCCGGGGCGCCCACAGCGTTACCTTTGTCGAAAAAAATGGCATCGCAGCAAACGCCATACAGCGGCATTGCCTGCGCCTGCAAGCCGATAATGCCTGCGTCCTGCACGTCGATGCGCTGCAATGGCTGCGCAGCAGCACGCCAGCGACAGCATTTAATCTGGTCTTTATCGACCCACCTTTTATTGAGCAGCTGCTGCAACCGGCCATCGTCTTGCTCGAAGAAAATGGCTGGCTAGCCAACAGTGCCACAATTTACATAGAAACCGATCGCAACGCGCCGGAGCCTGAAGTACCACCAGGCTGGC
This genomic stretch from Pseudomonadales bacterium harbors:
- the elbB gene encoding isoprenoid biosynthesis glyoxalase ElbB, translating into MSKKVAVVLSGCGVFDGAEIYESVITLLRLDQAGAEVQCFAPDIEQMHVVNHLTGEVAEGERRNVLVEAARIVRGEIKSLVEANAEDFDALIVPGGFGAAKNLSDFAVNGSSLKVNEDFQTLVKAMHGAGKPVGLVCIAPAMSGVLFGEGVQCTIGNDADTAAAIDATGAHHRNCAVEDICVDEANKLVTTPAYMLANRIGEAVTGINKLVDKVLDMV
- the trmB gene encoding tRNA (guanosine(46)-N7)-methyltransferase TrmB codes for the protein MRPEYKKKSIRSYVVRAGRMTDGQKTAFEKYWPQYGLSLHGGLIESSVIFGRSAPVVLEIGFGMGASLHAMLATEPDKDFIGIEVHPPGVGRLISDAGKDGLTNLRVYLADAVDVLDDCIVNESLDRVQLYFPDPWHKKKHNKRRIVQPVFVEKIRQKLKVGGVFHLATDWEPYAEYMMEVLSAAESFENRAGAGQFSPRPDYRPITKFEKRGERLGHGVWDLLFERTG
- a CDS encoding DUF423 domain-containing protein, yielding MKLLAIFTGISGFLGVALGAFGAHALRGHVEPQLLSVWQTAVQYQMFHVLALLAVLIMMARQPRANKLYLVGSLFSAGIIVFSGSLYVLVLTGIKQLGMITPIGGVLLLLGWLVFVFALVAFTDAERTPS
- the rpoH gene encoding RNA polymerase sigma factor RpoH; this translates as MKKELQTTEWMAPGANIAAYMQGVNSVAVLSAEEERALAEDLYYREDLDAARRLVLSHLRFVVHIARSYNGYGLPLGDLIQEGNVGLMKAVKRFNPEKGVRLVSFAVHWIKAEIHEYVLRNWRIVKVATTKAQRKLFFNLRGAKKKLAWLTDDEANAIAEDLGVETHQVREMEQRLSARDAAFDAPTDDDEEGAAFSPAYYLEDHSGDPALLLEQEDTEQDSYGRMAEAMATLDERSQDILRSRWLSDAKATLHDLADKYGVSAERIRQLEVNAMKKVRGVMEA
- the ftsX gene encoding cell division protein FtsX: MQTKSKASGKAREVRQGGATGQRIRVRDRLRGYFLNHQQVCLLTLKRLVSEPVQSLMTSLVIAIALGLPAALYVGVINLQQIGNGFDDTARLTVFLQRNARPEAIDKLRQQLEKDTDVAGVVYISRQQALAEFKAASGFGEVLSMLNENPLPPVLLIEPAAVFQADLPAAEALVKRLKALALIDDVQLDMKWIQRLQGILEIFYRLTLTLGALLALGVLLVVGNTIRLAIENRRDEIVVVKLVGGTNGYVRRPFLYTGLWYGIGGGLLAWLLVWVSLSWLDASVSRLAALYQSSFNLQGLGVGGLLVLPALAGVLGLLGAWLAVARHLADIEPK
- the ftsE gene encoding cell division ATP-binding protein FtsE, yielding MIQFDRVSKRYTTGQEALSGVSFHMSGGELSFLTGHSGAGKSTLLKLIMLMERPSGGQLMINGKNLGRLHTSQIPFYRRNVGVVFQNHQLLFDRTVYDNVALPLLVSGYRPQEVGRRVRAALDKVGLLSKEQQNPIALSGGEQQRVGIARAVVHKPKILLADEPTGNLDPELSAEIMTLFRQFGEVGVTVLIATHDIDLIARMGCRELQLSGGRLISGGAPQGAN
- the ftsY gene encoding signal recognition particle-docking protein FtsY; amino-acid sequence: MWLATRLTKKPHQQSTPAGDLSELRKAKEPLAEIKPLADQEPSVKEEPSAKEEPEADNAPLANASIASSDDVSVAELAVGLAPTTESPQSPTPKAGFRERLRRGVARTGSGFGNLFLGKPAIDEDLLEELETLLLMADVGIETTGDIIASISESVSRKELDDSEALRLKLQEQLLKIVQSCEQPLQLAAEGKPRVILVVGVNGVGKTTTIGKMAKRFQSEGQSVMLAAGDTFRAAAVEQLQTWGERNGVPVIAQHTGADSASVIFDALQSAKAKGVDVLIADTAGRLHNKSNLMEELKKITRVMGKLDEAAPHEVLLVLDAGTGQNALSQMQEFHSAVGVTGIALTKLDGTAKGGVIFPLCKKFSVPVRFIGVGESADDLQIFNAKEFVEALFSSQSIPDGGGK
- the rsmD gene encoding 16S rRNA (guanine(966)-N(2))-methyltransferase RsmD, with the translated sequence MSIKLKAHRQKSRNSTISTGQNQLRIIGGKWRGRKLEFPLVKGLRPTGDRVRETLFNWLAPDIIDSHCLDLFAGSGAMGLEALSRGAHSVTFVEKNGIAANAIQRHCLRLQADNACVLHVDALQWLRSSTPATAFNLVFIDPPFIEQLLQPAIVLLEENGWLANSATIYIETDRNAPEPEVPPGWQPYRSKITGQVAYRLFIRN